The nucleotide window AATAAGCAGAAATGTAATCACGGTTTCGAAATTGAAATATTAGACTACAAACATTTATCTCAATAAGAAATATACCTTTAACTAACATTTTTGTTGAAAGTCAGTCATGGCAAAGGTTTTGAAGCATTTCAAGTGATATTACACTATCGTCTTAGATGAATACAACCTCGCTTAAAAATTGAAGACTTACGGTGTAAATCTACACAAATTTACTTCCGTCTTACTGAATAATGAGTGCTTTACTTCAAGAAGGAGTAAAGCTTTTTTTCTTATTGAACAAACGAAGTAGTTAGTTGAACAAGGAATTATTGAACTTAGCAGAGAATGTGATTACATTGGAGGGGAATAGAATATGAACGATTTATTTACAATTGACTGCGGTGAAATACTATTAAGAGAGTTTAGAATAGAAGATGTAGATGCTATTTATGAACTGACTTCACAACCCGAAGTTTATGAGTTTTTGCCAGATTGGCGTTCGACTAGAGAACAAAGATTAGATTGGGTTACAAATTATGAGATACCAGATAATAAAGAGTTTTTAGCTAATGTCCCAAGCATAGGCGAAAGGTGGCTGAAGTTGGGCATTGTTTTAAAAGAAACTAATGAATTTATTGGTTTTTGTAATACCGGTATCAAAGAGGAATTAAGTGGACCAAATAGAGAAGTTGCTTACTCTATCTCTAAGGATTATAGAAATAAGGGGTACACAACACAAGCAGTAAAAGGATTAGTAAATTACCTATTTGAAAACACTGATGTTGAACAATTGAATGCTGTGGTTCTTCCACGCAATGTAGCTTCAAATAAAGTAATAGCAAAATGTGGCTTTCATCTTAGAGGGAATGTTGAGATTGAAAATCAACTACATTATCATTATACACTTGTAAAAAAATAATGGATTTCCAGAATTTATTAAAAGGATTTTGGGGAGGCAGAATAGGTTGGTAAATATAAATGATACTATAACTAAATATTTGGATTGTCTTAATATACATTTAGAGAAGCCTTCATATAATTATTTAGAACAAATTTGTAGTGCACAATTAAATACTTATCCCTTTGAGAATATCAGTAAATTACTTTATTTTAGAAATAATAATTATAGTAATTTTGAAATACCTTCATTTGAGTTATTTACTGAGAATTATTGCGAATACAACTTTGGAGGAACTTGCTACACCTTAAATTCTAACTTAATGATCTTATTAAAGGGGATAGGGTTTGATTGTTATCATGTTATGCTTGGGGAGGAACACTTGGGCATTATAGTAAAAATTGATAATAAGCATTTTTATGTTGATTGTGGTGCTGCCGCTCCCTTTTTTAAGCCGGTACATTTGAATAATTATGAGAATATTTCTCTTTTTGGTAAAGATGAGGTATATATATTACCAGAAGAGCCACAAAGAAATAAGTATAAATATGTTCGCTATACTAATGGTAAAAAAAGTGGGAAAACATGGCACTTTAATTCTCGGAAGGAAGCTAATGTTAGCGATTTTAATGAGCTAATAGAAAAATCCAATAAACCTAATGCCCCATTTATGACTATTTTAAGATGCCAACTATATCAAATTCATAAACAAAGAAGTGTTTCTTTAGTAAATAATACATTCAGTATACGTTATTCAAATGGTGAAACATCTGTTCAAACTTTATCCTCGGCGGAGGAAATAAGAGCAGTCATATCAGAAGAATTTATGTTACCAAAATTACCAGTTCAAGACGCTATTGACGTTTTAGAGACATTAAATATAGACATTTTTACACAAAACACAAATTAGATTTTGAACTAACAGTGTGCTTTAGTGAAGTTCGTTGAGTTGCTTAGACAGCTCTTCTTTCTTATTGGACTAAGAAGTAGTTTAGTTGAAGAACGTTTAGAAGTTATATATCTATAACAATAATGTTACAAACCACAGTTTAGGGATACAATAAAAAACACTCAAATTATTGAAATAACAACTAGAGATTACCTATCACTATAACATGACTAGTTGCTCTCTAATTACGGTAAGGGAAGGAGAAGTAATATGGAAATAGAACGAATAGCGAATGCTTTGTGTAAATCATGGTCTGCAGAATCAAGTACAAAATGGAGCAAAGATAATCCCACAGCGGGGCAATGTGGAGTTACTGCATTAGTTGTAAATGATTTATTGGGCGGTGAAATAAAAAAAACTAAACTCCCAGATGGGTGGCACTTTTATAATTTTATTAAAAACAAAAGATATGATTTCACAGCTTCTCAATTTAGAGAGAGAATTTTATATACGGACATTAGCTCTAATAGAGATGAAGCATATGCAGATACTAATGAAGGTCAATACGCCTATTTAAAACAAAAAGTTTTAGATTCCTTATTTAACTAATGGCCAGATTGTTGAACAACATTTTTAAAGTGAGTCTAAAGGAGAACGATTATCTTCATTATTTAAGAGAATTTAGCAATTAGTTGCTGATTCATTTAAAGAGTAAATGTGTTCTTATTCAACTAACGGGTGCTTTAGGAGAACTAGAAAAAAGCAGGGTATTATAGGTAAATGAAATATTTGTAATGATTAACTTGGGCATACTTTTTAAATTAATCTCTTACAAAAGACAAGTATATAAAAACTTGGAGAGTGAAGGAGATGGGTGGATTGAAAAAACTTGGAAGAGTCTTATTTTTTGTAGCTATATTCGGACTTATTTGGTGGACTTCTTCGGCAAAACAACAAGTAAACCAAGTGAAAGACGAAATAAGCTATCAATACTTTTTTGCAAACATATTAATGAGGAATACAGTTATAGAGCTTTTAGAATGGAATTTTAGTCAACCTTTAACCGATTCCCCTGAAGATAAATACTATTTGCACAATCTTTCCGCTGAGGTTGATTACACAGCGAGTCTGATTTTTAGTGGGAACGTGGTACATCACGATTGGAAAATTCGTCTGTACGATATACAGAATTATATCCAACGTTATATACTGGATTCTTCCCTTACAGAAGAAGATGCTGCTGATTTACATCAGGCACTGCGGGCAACTCGCTTTATTGCTACGGATTTTATTGATAATGCTAATAAGCATAAAAAATATTTATATGACGCTATGCATGATGAAAAACATGAAATGGTCGAACAAGTTAAAAGTCGTCTAGACGTACAATATTAATCCTTATTATTAAACAAACTCGTGCTTTAGTAAAGTAGAGCAACGTCTTTTATGACGTTGCTCCTTTTGCATTTAAAAGTACTTCTGATAATGCTCTTTCCTTAGCCTCCCGCTTAATTGAGCGTAGATCCTAGTTGTTTCACTTTTCTCATGTCCCATAAGACTTTGAATGACTTCAATAGTAACGCCATTATTCAACTAGTGAGCTGCATAGCTGTGTCTAAGTTTGTGTGGATGAATCTCTTTATTAATTTCAGCACGATTGGAGATCCACTTGATGATGCATAGTATCTGGGCGACACTTCATTTTATGTGGCTGCTTTACTGTTACAAAGATGAAAGGGTTATTGTCATTTCTACTTTCAATATACAAAACACTACTTTGGGAACTTTGAACTTTTTTGTATAATATTCATAAAGAAAATAAATGGATGATTCATTTTGGTGCATAACTTTGTTAATCAATACTCACTTTCCAGCTATAAACCCACTATTCAAATAACGATCCCTAATGGCAATTAGGGAATGTTAAGTCATTGCACAAAAAACATTTATGGTATATAATGGATATATGAATTAGAGAGGATGGTAAATGGATATGAACAAATAATTCTATTTTAAATGAAAAATGTATATGCATTTTCAATAAAAAAATAGGATTAGTCTGACCATTTATTATATCTTTATTGTGCTTACTATACGTATGCTTATTTAGTGACATAATTAATGAACATTTCTAACCCTTCTTACTGTACCTCTGTGTACTAAGAAGGATTTTTTATTTGAATTTGCGTTTCATGAAAACTAATTTATGTTTATACAAAGGAGACTATTATGCAAATTCAAAAGTACACACCCGAATACGAAGATAGCTGGTTACGCTGTCGTTTACTCGCTTATTTTTATACGTCTTTATACGAAGATGTAGAAACATCAAAACCTACTTTCAACGGACGCCCGTCAATTGAATTAATCGCAATAGAGGATGGAATGGTTGTAGGACTTTTAGATATGGTACTTGATACAGAGGAATTAAAAACATCTTTTCTAGGAAAAGGGCTAGGTGCGTTTTTAAAAACGATTGCCGTTCATCCAGATTATCAATCAAAAGGCATTGGGAATAAACTTTACGAAACAGCTTTAAAGGAACTTGAAAATACTCCGATTGAATTTATTGAATTATATACACGTGGAGATAAACAAGCAAATAATTTTTATAAAAAATTAGGATTTGATTTATTGTCAGAGACGTATGATGTATTTGGACTCGAAAAAGGTATAAGAGATACAATCTCTGTGGGTATAGAAAAAAAAAGGATTAAGGCATTTCATGAAGATGGAAAACCTTGTGATTATGTAATCGTTGATGCAGTTTATGAAGTATTCGATTTAAAAGCATTAGAAAAAATTGAATATGACCGTTATTACCCTGCGCGAGGATATTTGAAAAAAATATGAGGTTTTTAGATCAAAAAAGGGTTATTGTCAATTGGCCATATTGTGGAACAGAATATGGTATAATGTCAATGTCTAAATATTTCCATATAATTATTTTTTAAACATTATTTGTTAAAGGGGGCGTTCATTATGACAAACAAAAAAACTTTTTTACTGAGGAACTTAAAGGGGATAACGCCTAACTAACAAAGTTTACTTAGCGTTTCCCCGAAATTTGAAAGGGGAAAATATATGCTTACAAGTAATGTGAAAATTGAAGAATTGAACGAAGAGAACTGGTATGAATGCTGTAAATTGAAATTATCCGAGAAACAAACAGAGTATTTGGAGTCAAATGCCATATCAATTGCCCAATCAAAGTATGAACCGTCATTAAAACCTTTTGCAATTTACTATGAAGATAAAGTAGTGGGTTTCCTTATGTTTAACACTGAAAAAGAGGAACTTGATGAATATTGGGTATTTAGGATAATGATTGATGAGAATTATCAAGGTAAAGGTATAGGGAAAGCTGCGACAAAGTTAATGATTTCAGAGATGAGTAAGTTGCCAGATGCAGAAAAGATTGTTGTTGGTTATCATCCGGAAAATCAGGAAGCACATCACCTATATGCCAGTTTAGGATTTATTGATAATGGCGACCGATTTGGAAAGGAAATGGCTGTTATCAAATATATAAACGAGTGAAGTAAAAATAAGGGAGAACCTGTTTTGGGTTCTCCCTTTCAAATTTAGTAAAAACACTATTTTAGAATCTGGGCAATTGTTGAATAAGGTTAAATCTTCACTTTGTTGAATCAAATATAAATAGGTAAATGACATTTTGTATATAAGTGCAAATTACGGGTTGTTGATATTTAGATAAGGAGGTTGATATCATGAAAAAATTGATTTTGTTTTTAATAGGAATTATTCCTTTTGTGTTAGGTTTTCTAATGAATTCTTGGTTGATACAAAATTCTAATAGTA belongs to Solibacillus sp. FSL R7-0682 and includes:
- a CDS encoding GNAT family N-acetyltransferase, with the translated sequence MNDLFTIDCGEILLREFRIEDVDAIYELTSQPEVYEFLPDWRSTREQRLDWVTNYEIPDNKEFLANVPSIGERWLKLGIVLKETNEFIGFCNTGIKEELSGPNREVAYSISKDYRNKGYTTQAVKGLVNYLFENTDVEQLNAVVLPRNVASNKVIAKCGFHLRGNVEIENQLHYHYTLVKK
- a CDS encoding arylamine N-acetyltransferase; the encoded protein is MVNINDTITKYLDCLNIHLEKPSYNYLEQICSAQLNTYPFENISKLLYFRNNNYSNFEIPSFELFTENYCEYNFGGTCYTLNSNLMILLKGIGFDCYHVMLGEEHLGIIVKIDNKHFYVDCGAAAPFFKPVHLNNYENISLFGKDEVYILPEEPQRNKYKYVRYTNGKKSGKTWHFNSRKEANVSDFNELIEKSNKPNAPFMTILRCQLYQIHKQRSVSLVNNTFSIRYSNGETSVQTLSSAEEIRAVISEEFMLPKLPVQDAIDVLETLNIDIFTQNTN
- a CDS encoding YunG family protein — protein: MEIERIANALCKSWSAESSTKWSKDNPTAGQCGVTALVVNDLLGGEIKKTKLPDGWHFYNFIKNKRYDFTASQFRERILYTDISSNRDEAYADTNEGQYAYLKQKVLDSLFN
- a CDS encoding GNAT family N-acetyltransferase, translating into MQIQKYTPEYEDSWLRCRLLAYFYTSLYEDVETSKPTFNGRPSIELIAIEDGMVVGLLDMVLDTEELKTSFLGKGLGAFLKTIAVHPDYQSKGIGNKLYETALKELENTPIEFIELYTRGDKQANNFYKKLGFDLLSETYDVFGLEKGIRDTISVGIEKKRIKAFHEDGKPCDYVIVDAVYEVFDLKALEKIEYDRYYPARGYLKKI
- a CDS encoding GNAT family N-acetyltransferase → MLTSNVKIEELNEENWYECCKLKLSEKQTEYLESNAISIAQSKYEPSLKPFAIYYEDKVVGFLMFNTEKEELDEYWVFRIMIDENYQGKGIGKAATKLMISEMSKLPDAEKIVVGYHPENQEAHHLYASLGFIDNGDRFGKEMAVIKYINE